The Tolypothrix sp. PCC 7712 region TCGTGATTACAATCCCTATCGACGATTTCAAGGATTGTATTACTCATTAGGTACACCACTATTAGTTGGGGAAACCAGATATATTGAGGATCTGCGAAAGTATGTCTCTACCTACTGGGACAAAATGACTCTGAAGCGTTGTCAATGGCTGAATGGATATCATGACTACTTGGAAATATACCCAGAAATGCGCTATGCACCTCCTGCTGGGCCTCCTTAAAGTTCTTGTTTGAAAACTTAGTCAGGTTTTGTAGAAGTGCGTAACTTTTTGAAACCCAAAGGAAAGCGGAGGTGAGAGTAAAGTCACGAAGAGTATTTTTCCAGCTAATTCACTACGAATTAATGAAATGCTGTAATTAATTAGTTATATGAAAAATTGTTTGAAGTTTTCAATTATCCCTGTGTTTCTCTTAAGTGAAGCCTACTATGTGCTGCACTTTATTGGGTTGACGAGCTGGTGTACAGGTACATCTTCTGGCTATTACAGTGCTTGTTATTACATTTGCCGTCAGGTGGGAGAGTGGTTGTTTAAGCTAGAAATGTTGCTCATAGCCCCATTAATTATGGCGATCTGGTTTTTAACTATACAAAAACAAGGCAAATTAATTGTGGGATTGCGATTTTTCGGGATAATGTACCTTTTATTTTTGCGGTTTGCGATCGCATCTATGATTGGCGAGCTAAAAATTGTACCTTGCAGATGGAGTGCCTAAAGGAATTATATTCAGCTAGACTACATCGAATCTAAACGACGGCGTAATTGACTGCTAAAAGCATCAATTACTGTTACTACTACCAGCAATACCAACATCATGGTTGTAGCTTTGTTGTATTCAAATCCGTCAATGTAACTCTTCAACTGAAAGCCAATTCCACCTGCACCCACGACACCTAAAACAGAAGCAGCACGGATATTGTATTCAAACATCCAGAAGGTATAACCTAATGCTAATGGCAGCACTTGGGGCAAAATTCCATATTGGGCAATTTGCAATTTGGATGCACCAATCACTTCTAAGGATTCTAAAGAACGAGAGTTAACGGCTTCAATTGCTTGTTGATAAAATTTAGCGAGGTAGCCGATGGTGTAAATTCCTAAGGCTAATGTCCCGGCTGGTGCGCCTAATCCTGTGGCGGCGACAAAAATTAAACCGAGAATAATAGACGGGACGGAACGCACAGTATTTTGGAGTAAATTCGCTAACCATTGCAACCATTGGGGCGCAACGTTGCTGGCGCTAGCGATCGCAATCGGTAAAGAAATAATTGCACCGATGGTAGTTCCCCAAAGTGACATCTGTACAGTTTCAATCAATGCTTTAACTGCGATATCTAAAACTGTCCAATCTGGGGGGAATAACCTGGAGATAAAATCAGTGATATATGGCCAGCTAGTACTCAGGACTGCATAATCGACTTTTAGCCCTTGTAACGCCCAAATATAAACGACAACAGCTATTAAGGGGATAATCAGCCAACTCACCCAAGAATAGCGCCGGAAAATAGAGGAATTCAACAAGTCATTCATGATTTATGCTGAAACTTGGGAAAATTTTGCTTGTAAGTTATCGCAAGGGCCGTCATAAACAATGCACCCTGCATCGACAACGATCGCACGTTGGGCATATTCGGCAGCGATGCCCAAATCATGCAACACTGTAACAATCGTCATTCCTTGGGCGTGCAAGTCTGAAAAAGTCTGCATTACCTGCTGACAAGCTAAGACATCTAAGCCGGTAATCGGTTCATCGGCTAATAATATTTGTGGTGATTGGATTAAAGCCCGGGCGATCGCTACTCTTTGCTGTTGTCCACCACTGAGTTGACTGGTTTTTTGGTTGGCTAATTCTCTTAAGCCCAACTGATCTAATAACTCTAATGCCAAAAGGCGATCGCGTTGGGGAAATCCCCATAAAGTTTGCCAAGTTGTGCGATTACCTAGCCGTCCACATAGAACATTTTCTAGGGCTGATAATTGCTTAATCAATCCGCCGCCTTGAAATAACATCCCGACATCCCGGCGGATTGCGCCTAGTGTGCGCTTACTCAGCGTCACACCATTGATTTGGATTTCTCCCTTTACTAGGGGAACCAACCCAACAAGCGATCGCAATAAGGTAGACTTACCAGCACCATTGAGTCCCAGCAATACTACAAATTCACCCCGTTGAATTTGACAATTAATCCCATTTAAGATAGGGCGATTAAGAGATGCCGCATAAGCTGTCTCTAAATTGTGGCACTCAATGATATGGTCGTTCATCCCTAGTTCAATTCCACTAAACAGTTAATTGATAGTTTTCACCTAGCAATTGATAGCCGTTCCCATATTGGTGAAGTACAAAAGGAGAAAAAGCAAAAACCTTTACCCTTTCACCTTTCCCCTTCATCGCTGACTGACAGCTGAATTAAGGTGCAATCCCAACACGTGCTAGCGCATCCCGAACGGGTGCTAGGTGACGATTGTGATCGACTCTCACCAACTCTGTAGAGTTATATAAATTGCGTAGTAACGCATTATTTTGTGATTGATTTAACTTGAGGAGGGCGTTAATAATTTTTTCGCGTTCTGGTGCGGGAACGTCGTCATCAATAGCGATACCGTGGGCTGGTACACCAGAAATACGATACAGTACGCGTAACTTGCTCTTTTCTTCTGGGGTGATATACGGGCTATTGAGAGCATATTCTGATACTGTGGCTACATCAGCTTGACCGCGTACCACTGCTTGTAAAGCTTTGCTGTAATTACCACCGTAGCTAACTTGACCAAAGAATCCATCCAAGCGATCGCTACTTTGAACAAATCCTTGTTTGACCAATTCACCTACAGGGAAAATAAACCCAGAACCCGAAGTAGGCGAAGTAAACGCCATTCTTTTACCACGGAGTTGTTCTAGAGTAGCTTTGGCGTTATTTCTGCTTTTTAAAGGGCTATTGCTGGGGACAACAAATACTGAGCTATAAGTGTGTCTTCCCGAATAGTTATCACGGACTTCAGCTAAGTACAAACGAGAATTTGCTAATTGTTCAGCCTTCAATGCTGGACGGCTACTCAGGAAAGCCACATCAGCCCGATTTGCTCTCAAAGCTTCTACCGCAGCCGTATCATCGCTTACCTGTGCTTTAACTGGGATACCTAATTCTTTCGATAAAAATGCTCCCACAGCATTGGCTTTGTTTTGCAAATCTGTAGAATCAGATCTGCTAGGAAAAACTACTGTCAAAGTTTTTAATTTTTGGGCAAGCAAACTTGGTGTTTGTTGCTTAAGAGCAAAATTAGCGCTCGTTGCTTGCATTTCCCCAAACGTGCTAAATGCTAGCCCTGCAAGTGATACCAATGCAGAACCAGCAACCAACAAGCCCTTCTTGCTCACTCTCATTGATCACTCTCCATTAGGAAGTATTCTCAGTATTTTTGCAAATAACTTGCAACTACTCCAAGAGTAGAATCTAGGGCTTTTAGGAATAAAAGTCAATACTACGATGTATAGCGTTTAATCAATGAAATCCATAGAGCAAATCTGCAAGTTCAGGAAATCTGGTGTATTTACTTTGCTATTTTCAATAAGAATATGTAGAAAGAAAAATAATGGTAAGTCAAAAATTACACTTCTACAAATAGCTAAACATTAACAGCAGGACTTACGCAAGCAACATTTGTCATTGCGACCGGAACGTAGTGTAGGGAAGCAATCCCATAATTTTATGCGATTACTTCCCTACGCTCGTAATGACGTAATTCCGTGACTTTTGGGTAAGTCCTAAACAGTAAATTTCTGCTCAAATTAACTCAATGTATAGTTACAGAGTTATTAGCATGATTCATACTGTTTATAATATTTTGTTTTATTAGTAACAATTAATGTCAGCAACATCTCATTGGATATACGGTATTTTCCCAGCCTTGTTCATGGTAGGTATGATTCTGACATTTCGTCATGACTGGAGTCGCCTTGCTGAACTCTATCGCACCTATGAAGAACCACCACCAAATTTCTGGCTGATGCAAAGCGGTGCTGTAGGTTTGATATATTACAAAGCAACTTTAAATGTAGGTGTCAGTCGTCAAGGACTTTACTTGAGTATTTTTCCTTTGTTTAGCTTTGGGTTACCGCCATTACTAATTCCCTGGAATGCAGTTAGAAAAATAGAAGTAGCGAACCAACTGTTTGAGAAAAGGTTGCGTTTGTATCTCAGTTCGCCAGAAATCAAGCTGATTCTGAGAGAAGATGTTTTGGAATCAGCTAAGGAATATTTAGCAGCACAGGGGTTTGAATGGGTTTAGATAAATTCAGCCACACTGACTAAACAGCCAAAAATCGTTGAATTACATCTTGGCTAAGTTCATTGGTGGAACCAGAAGCCACAATCCCGCCTTTTTGCATAGCGTAATAGTAATCAGCCTGGCGGACAAAGTGTAAGTGTTGTTCTACCAATAAAACAGAAATTCCTGTAGTTTCAACAATGCGACGCACTGCGGCTTCAATTTCTAGGATAATTGAGGGTTGAATACCTTCGGTGGGTTCATCTAAGACGAGTAATCGAGGCTGTCCCATTAAAGCACGTGCGATCGCAAGTTGTTGTTGCTGTCCTCCACTTAAATCACCACCCATGCGCGACAGCATGGTTTTTAAAACTGGAAATAAGCCAAAAATTTCTTCTGGAATTTCAGCTTTTTTTACTGGGTTCTTTCTAGCTTCTAACCCCAACAGCAAGTTTTCTTTAACTGTTAATCGGGGAATAATTTCTCTTCCTTGGGGAACATAACCAATTCCCATTTTTGCCCTTTGGTCGGGTGATTTAGAATTGATTAAATTTCCTTCTAAATTAATTGTGCCACTGCGGGGTTTAAGTAAACCCATAATGGTTTTAAGTAGAGTTGTTTTACCAACACCATTGCGTCCAATTAGGCATATCATTTGCCCAGATGGTACATTCAAATCTACGTTGCGAAGAATATGGCTTTCACCGTAGTAAACGTTAAGGTTAGAGATGTTTAGCATATTGTAGAGACAGGATTATCGGTTGAAGAGACGCGATGAATCGCGTCTGTACAAGATTCAAAATTTATTTATCTTTCTCAATCACCCATTACTCATTACTCATTACTCATTACTCATTACTCATTACTCATTACCCAGTCCCCAGTCCCCAGTCCCCAACTTACTCTTGATGACCTAAATAAACTTCAATTACCTTTGGATCATTCTGCACTTCTTCAAAATTACCTTCACATAATACTGAACCTTCATGTAATACTGTGACTCTGCGGGCAATTTGGCGTACAAATTCCATATCATGTTCAATGACTAAAATTGAATGATTTTGCGCGAGTGTTAACAGTAGTTCGCCAATATTATATGTTTCTTCATCTGTTAAACCTGCAACTGGTTCATCAACTAGCAGTAAGTCAGGAGACTGGGCTACTAACATTCCAATTTCTAAACGTTGCTTTTCTCCGTGAGATAACAAAGCTGCGGGGATGTCTGCTTTGACAGTTAAGCCAATTGTTTCTAATAACCCTTTGATACTATTTTTTTCCGAACTATCAGCACGCCCAAATAAGGTAGAAAAAACATTTTTATTGCGGTTGCTGGTAATTTCTAAATTTTCGCGTGGTGTTAAATTGAGATATACTCTCGGCGTTTGGAATTTACGCCCAATTCCTCGCCTAGCAATTTGATGTTCCGGTATAGAACGGAGATTTTTACCTTTAAATAAAACCCGTCCAATAGTTGGTTGTACTTTACCTGTAATTACATCTAAAAATGTAGTTTTACCAGCACCATTGGGGCCAATTACTACTCGCAATTCCCCTACATCCATACTAAAATTTAACTGATTGAGTGCTTTAAAGCCATCAAAACTTACAGTTACGTTTTCAGTTTCCAAAATTTTGGCGTTCATGTTGCACTTCCGGGTCTTCTTCTAAGCTGGGATATGTGGAAATTTCTTGAGGAGGTTTGATAAAAGGAATCTTGTGTTGACGCAACCATCCGACTAAGCCATCAGGAAGCACTGTTACTACTATTAAAAATAGTGCGCCTTGGAAAAATAGCCAGATTTCGGCAAATTGTTCGCTTAAAAAAGCACGGGCATAATTAACTAATAAAGTTCCCACAATCGCCCCAATTAAAGTAGCCCTTCCGCCTACAGCTACCCAAATTACCATTTCAATGGAAAATGCAATATCCATTGCTCTAGGTGAAACAGAACCACTTTGGAGGGTGTAAAATGCTCCTGCAATCCCTGCGATCGCGCCGGAAACTGCAAACACTAATGTTTTATATTCTGTAGGATCATAGCCAGAAAATCTCACCCGGCTTTCATCGTCGCGAATGGCGATTAATAATTTCCCAAAACGTCCACTTGTTAACCAGCGACAAACACCGTAGGTAGCAACGAGAAAGATGACTGTGAGAGTGTAGAAAATAAATTTGGTTTTTGGGTCGCTGACTGTGGCACCAAACAAAGTTGTAAAATCTATCAGCCCGTTGGTACCGTTAAAAAATTGTTGTTGACCGTTAAAGAAGTTAAAAAAGACAATAATTGCGGCTTGGGTCAAAATCGAAAAATAAACGCCCTTAATCCGATTGCGAAATACTAAATATCCCAACACACCCGCCAGCACACCGGGAATTAATACCACCGACACGGCTGCTATGGGAAAAGAATAAAAAGGCTTCCAAAACCAGGGAAGTTCAGTTACACCATACAATCCCATGAAATCCGGTAACTCACCAGATGGGACTTGCAACTTCAGGTACATAGCGATCGCATATCCACCCAAGCCAAAGAAAATCCCATGTCCCAAACTGAGTAAGCCAGTATAACCCCAAATCAAATCAATAGCTAAAGCCACAATCGCCAGGGACAAAAATCGCCCCAACAAATTCAAGCGAAACTCAGATAACACCACTGGCATAATTAAAATCAGGATAAGTGCGATCGCCACTACTACCCCAACTTCAATTAATATTAACTTTCCTGCCTTTCTTTTCATTTCTTACTTTGCATCCTTAGCGGTTTCTTTCCCAAAAATCCTAAGCATCAACAGTACGCCCTTTTTGCGGAAAAATCCCCGCAGGTTTCCACTGCAAAAACAGAATAATCAGGACAAATACCATCACCTTCGCCATACTTGTAGTAGCAAAAAAGGTGAAGAAATCTACCAAAGGCTTTACAGGAGTTAATAACAAAGCCAGAGTTCCAGAACCAATTAAAAAGTTAGCTGTCCCAATTCCCAAAGCAGCGACAATAGTACCTGCTAAGTTACCCACACCACCAACAACCACAACCATAAAGGTGTCGATGATGTAATTTTGTCCGGTATTTGGCCCTACAGAACCGAGTAAACTAATTGCACAACCAGCCACACCCGCTAAACCAGAACCTAACGCAAAAGTGATAGCATCAACTGTTTGAGTTGGGATACCTAAACAAGCACTCATACTGCGGTTTTGGGTAACCGACCTAATTCTTAATCCCCACTTAGAACGCTGTAAGAAGAGGTAAATTCCCGCTACACAGATGATTGTTAAACCAATAATAAATAACCTAGCAAAAGGTAATTGTACACCAGCAACAGATATCCCAGATTGCAACCATCTTGGTGCTGTGACATCCACATTTTGCGCCCCAAACCAAGGCTGAGTTACTGCTAGTTTGTAAGTTTGACTTAATAAATTACCTGTAGTGATTGTAATTGCTAGAGATAGCAATAAAATTACCGCTACAACCCAGTTACGCACTCTCTCTAAATTATTGCGGGAATTTAAAAACCACAAACCCCCAAAAAATAATAGAGAAAATAAAACTAAGCAAATGATTAATACCCAATTTACACTGCGGACAAACTGCTGAAATATTAAACTCACTCCCCAAGTTGCCAAGAGAGTTTCTAGCGGTCGTCCATAAAGATAGCGAATTACGCCTTTTTCTAGAATTAAGCCGATAAAAGCTGTGAAAATAAAAGCGATAACTAAAGCCAGAAATATATAAATCTCAAACCAAAACCCGCCCAATTGTTTACAGCCATTTTGCACAACGAATGTGGTATAAGCACCAAACATCATCAATTCGCCATGCGCCATATTAATTACGCCCATCAAGCCAAATATAATGGCTAATCCCAATGCCGCAATTAACAATACAGAACCAATACTAATTCCATTAAATACCGCATCTAAAAAACCTGTTAACACTTTTTTAACCTAATGATGAGGATTTGGTGTTTGGTATTTGAAAGAGTAAACAGGGAACAGGGAATAAAGCATAATTGAAATTTTGATGTTCCCTAATTATTGAAAGTAGGGTAACTAAGACCTAAGCTATTCATAATTGGTAATTACCAATTACCGATTACCAATTACCCATTAGCTAGCCTTAGGCTTTTTTGTACTTACCACCCTTAGCTGGATCTGACCAATCACAAGCATATCCCTTAGTTTCTTTCACAAATTGATTCCAAGGAACTGGCTCAACAGGCGCAGGTGTAGCATAAACAATATTAAACAAACCATCGTCTCTCACTTCACCAATTCGCACAATTTTAGATATGTGATGATTGGCGTTGACTGTGACTTTACCTTCTGGCGCATCGATAGTTTGTCCATAAGCCGCAGCACGCACTTTCACTAAGTCAGGAGTACCTGCTTTTTCTACTGCTTGTTTCCACAGATAAACAGCAATATATGCAGCTTCCATCGGGTCATTTGTTACCCTTTCTGCGCCATATTCTTTCTTGAAAGCTTCCACAAATTTCTTATTTGCAGGTGTGTCTACTGTTTGGAAGTAATTCCAAGCTGCATAGTGACCTTTGAGATATTCCACACCAATAGCTTTAACTTCTTCTTCGGCAATACTTACCGACATCGAAGGATATTTATCTGGTGTTAAGCCTGCACCTTTTAATTGTTTAAAAAAAGCCACATTACTATCACCATTTAAGGTGTTGTAAATCACGCCTCCATTAGGCAAAGCTTGCTTAATTTTGGTGATAATTGGTGTTACTTCGGTATTACCTAATGGTAAATAATCTTCTCCAACTGTTTTGCCACCTAGTGCTTCTAATTGCGCTTTAATAATGGTGTTAGCAGTGCGAGGGAAAACATAGTCTGAACCGACTAAAAAGAATTGTTTACCCTTATTTTTTAACAGCCAATCAACAGAAGGTTCAATTTGTTGATTAGGTGCTGCGCCTGTGTAAAAGATGTTTTTAGAACACTCTTGACCTTCATACTGCACAGGATACCACAGCATATGGTCTTTACTTTCAAAAACTGGCTTGACATTCTTGCGGCTAGCAGAAGTCCAACAGCCAAAAACTACCGCTACCTTATCTTGATCGATCAGCTTAGTAGCTTTTTCTCTAAAGGTATCCCAGTTAGAAGCACCATCTTCTACTACAGCTTCAATTTGCTTTCCTAAAACACCACCATTAGCATTAATTTCCTTAATTGCTAATTTTTCAGCATCAACAACGCTTTTTTCACTAATAGCCATTGTGCCACTGAGAGAATGCAAAATACCTACTTTGATTGTGTTACCACTAGTAGCCGCAGCCGGCGCAGCAGTAGGAGATGTAGCTGGACTATTGGTAGCAGTTGGAGTTTCAGTTGTACAAGCCTTGAGAAAAATTGTGCTACCGAGGGTTGCGGAACCGTATATTAAAAACCTGCGTCTGTTAAATCGTCTACTCATTATCTTTTGTACTGCTCCTCACAAAGATTTAGCTAACTTTTTAGGTAGCTGTAAATATCATTAAATTGTGATATTAGTGCGATATTTAACTTGTAAAAAGTTACGAATTATACAAAATCTTGATTTTGGACAATAAAAATAGAATTACCAGCGATTAAAGTTAATAAAAATTCATGACTTTTTGTACAATTTCGTAGTAACTAAAAGTCACTTATGCAGGTAAAAAACTTAAATCGTGTTGAATATTTTACAAAGTATGTTTTGCGACATTGAAGATGTATATTTCTTCGCAAAAACATACGTAACTTACCATAAAATACTGGTTGAATTAGATATATTAATTACCGTTAATTTATATGGTACGTTATCGGGAAGTATAACGTACTAATATCAACACTCCACTCACAAAAGAATGGAGTTTCGATGAGAAAGAGTGAGGTACAGATAATTCTAAGGACATAGCAATGCCATGCCCCTACCTGCCTACCTTATTTACCCGAAATAGGTTGTAAATCTCAAATTACGGCTATACAATCAATCTCTACCAACACATCTTTTGGTAACCGTGATACCTCCACACAAGCACGGGCTGGGGCTGTATCTTCGGGAAAATATTTCGCGTAAATCGCATTAACTGTCGCAAAATCATTCATATCTGCGAGAAAGACAGTGGTTTTAACCACATTTGCAAATGTTGCCCCTGCTGCGGTCAA contains the following coding sequences:
- the phnE gene encoding phosphonate ABC transporter, permease protein PhnE, translated to MNDLLNSSIFRRYSWVSWLIIPLIAVVVYIWALQGLKVDYAVLSTSWPYITDFISRLFPPDWTVLDIAVKALIETVQMSLWGTTIGAIISLPIAIASASNVAPQWLQWLANLLQNTVRSVPSIILGLIFVAATGLGAPAGTLALGIYTIGYLAKFYQQAIEAVNSRSLESLEVIGASKLQIAQYGILPQVLPLALGYTFWMFEYNIRAASVLGVVGAGGIGFQLKSYIDGFEYNKATTMMLVLLVVVTVIDAFSSQLRRRLDSM
- a CDS encoding phosphonate ABC transporter ATP-binding protein — its product is MNDHIIECHNLETAYAASLNRPILNGINCQIQRGEFVVLLGLNGAGKSTLLRSLVGLVPLVKGEIQINGVTLSKRTLGAIRRDVGMLFQGGGLIKQLSALENVLCGRLGNRTTWQTLWGFPQRDRLLALELLDQLGLRELANQKTSQLSGGQQQRVAIARALIQSPQILLADEPITGLDVLACQQVMQTFSDLHAQGMTIVTVLHDLGIAAEYAQRAIVVDAGCIVYDGPCDNLQAKFSQVSA
- a CDS encoding phosphate/phosphite/phosphonate ABC transporter substrate-binding protein — encoded protein: MRVSKKGLLVAGSALVSLAGLAFSTFGEMQATSANFALKQQTPSLLAQKLKTLTVVFPSRSDSTDLQNKANAVGAFLSKELGIPVKAQVSDDTAAVEALRANRADVAFLSSRPALKAEQLANSRLYLAEVRDNYSGRHTYSSVFVVPSNSPLKSRNNAKATLEQLRGKRMAFTSPTSGSGFIFPVGELVKQGFVQSSDRLDGFFGQVSYGGNYSKALQAVVRGQADVATVSEYALNSPYITPEEKSKLRVLYRISGVPAHGIAIDDDVPAPEREKIINALLKLNQSQNNALLRNLYNSTELVRVDHNRHLAPVRDALARVGIAP
- the urtE gene encoding urea ABC transporter ATP-binding subunit UrtE, with protein sequence MLNISNLNVYYGESHILRNVDLNVPSGQMICLIGRNGVGKTTLLKTIMGLLKPRSGTINLEGNLINSKSPDQRAKMGIGYVPQGREIIPRLTVKENLLLGLEARKNPVKKAEIPEEIFGLFPVLKTMLSRMGGDLSGGQQQQLAIARALMGQPRLLVLDEPTEGIQPSIILEIEAAVRRIVETTGISVLLVEQHLHFVRQADYYYAMQKGGIVASGSTNELSQDVIQRFLAV
- the urtD gene encoding urea ABC transporter ATP-binding protein UrtD produces the protein MNAKILETENVTVSFDGFKALNQLNFSMDVGELRVVIGPNGAGKTTFLDVITGKVQPTIGRVLFKGKNLRSIPEHQIARRGIGRKFQTPRVYLNLTPRENLEITSNRNKNVFSTLFGRADSSEKNSIKGLLETIGLTVKADIPAALLSHGEKQRLEIGMLVAQSPDLLLVDEPVAGLTDEETYNIGELLLTLAQNHSILVIEHDMEFVRQIARRVTVLHEGSVLCEGNFEEVQNDPKVIEVYLGHQE
- the urtC gene encoding urea ABC transporter permease subunit UrtC, with translation MKRKAGKLILIEVGVVVAIALILILIMPVVLSEFRLNLLGRFLSLAIVALAIDLIWGYTGLLSLGHGIFFGLGGYAIAMYLKLQVPSGELPDFMGLYGVTELPWFWKPFYSFPIAAVSVVLIPGVLAGVLGYLVFRNRIKGVYFSILTQAAIIVFFNFFNGQQQFFNGTNGLIDFTTLFGATVSDPKTKFIFYTLTVIFLVATYGVCRWLTSGRFGKLLIAIRDDESRVRFSGYDPTEYKTLVFAVSGAIAGIAGAFYTLQSGSVSPRAMDIAFSIEMVIWVAVGGRATLIGAIVGTLLVNYARAFLSEQFAEIWLFFQGALFLIVVTVLPDGLVGWLRQHKIPFIKPPQEISTYPSLEEDPEVQHERQNFGN
- a CDS encoding ABC transporter permease subunit, encoding MLTGFLDAVFNGISIGSVLLIAALGLAIIFGLMGVINMAHGELMMFGAYTTFVVQNGCKQLGGFWFEIYIFLALVIAFIFTAFIGLILEKGVIRYLYGRPLETLLATWGVSLIFQQFVRSVNWVLIICLVLFSLLFFGGLWFLNSRNNLERVRNWVVAVILLLSLAITITTGNLLSQTYKLAVTQPWFGAQNVDVTAPRWLQSGISVAGVQLPFARLFIIGLTIICVAGIYLFLQRSKWGLRIRSVTQNRSMSACLGIPTQTVDAITFALGSGLAGVAGCAISLLGSVGPNTGQNYIIDTFMVVVVGGVGNLAGTIVAALGIGTANFLIGSGTLALLLTPVKPLVDFFTFFATTSMAKVMVFVLIILFLQWKPAGIFPQKGRTVDA
- the urtA gene encoding urea ABC transporter substrate-binding protein; this translates as MSRRFNRRRFLIYGSATLGSTIFLKACTTETPTATNSPATSPTAAPAAATSGNTIKVGILHSLSGTMAISEKSVVDAEKLAIKEINANGGVLGKQIEAVVEDGASNWDTFREKATKLIDQDKVAVVFGCWTSASRKNVKPVFESKDHMLWYPVQYEGQECSKNIFYTGAAPNQQIEPSVDWLLKNKGKQFFLVGSDYVFPRTANTIIKAQLEALGGKTVGEDYLPLGNTEVTPIITKIKQALPNGGVIYNTLNGDSNVAFFKQLKGAGLTPDKYPSMSVSIAEEEVKAIGVEYLKGHYAAWNYFQTVDTPANKKFVEAFKKEYGAERVTNDPMEAAYIAVYLWKQAVEKAGTPDLVKVRAAAYGQTIDAPEGKVTVNANHHISKIVRIGEVRDDGLFNIVYATPAPVEPVPWNQFVKETKGYACDWSDPAKGGKYKKA